In the genome of Pempheris klunzingeri isolate RE-2024b chromosome 3, fPemKlu1.hap1, whole genome shotgun sequence, one region contains:
- the hapstr1b gene encoding HUWE1-associated protein modifying stress responses isoform X2, translating to MEERKEEGEAEIQEHGPEHWFSKWERQCLAEAEQGDPNEEETEQSQQKLWHLFQNSATAVAQLYKDRVCQQQGLSLWVPFQNAATAVTNLYKGNIEARQRSYDLGIHLGHQRRNKDVIAWVKKRRRTIRREDLISFLCGKVPPPRTARAPPRVAMVSASRPSAPETGSSVETDLQPFREAIALHGLSGAMASISVRSGPPGSPTHPAQPLSRRRNGLHDVDLNTFIAEEMALHLDSTANRKRGPAPCSDVITDSPTHKRNRML from the exons atggaggagaggaaggaggagggagaagcgGAGATCCAAGAACACGGCCCCGAACACTGGTTTTCCAAGTGGGAACGGCAGTGTTTAGCTGAGGCCGAACAGGGGGATCCAAACGAAGAGGAGACGGAGCAAAGCCAACAGAAACTGTGGCACCTCTTTCAGAACTCAGCCACCGCAGTAGCACAGCTCTACAAAG ataGAGTATGTCAGCAGCAaggcctctctctctgggtgCCCTTCCAGAATGCAGCCACAGCCGTCACTAACCTATACAAAGGCAA TATTGAGGCCCGTCAACGGAGTTATGACCTGGGCATCCACTTAGGCCACCAGCGCAGGAACAAGGATGTGATTGCATGGGTTAAGAAACGCAGAAGAACTATCAGACGTGAGGACCTCATCAGCTTCCTGTGTGGCAAAGTTCCACCTCCTCGGACAGCTCGCGCCCCGCCCAGAGTTGCAATGGTGTCTGCAAGCCGGCCATCAGCCCCAGAGACGGGCAGCTCTGTGGAGACCGACCTGCAGCCTTTCAGAGAAGCCATAGCACTGCACG GCCTTAGCGGTGCCATGGCAAGCATTTCTGTGCGTTCTGGGCCTCCTGGTTCCCCAACTCACCCTGCCCAGCCGCTCAGCCGCCGTAGGAATGGTCTCCATGATGTGGACCTCAACACCTTCATCGCTGAGGAGATGGCGCTCCATTTGGATTCCACAGCCAATCGTAAACGAGGCCCTGCCCCCTGTAGTGATGTCATCACAGACTCACCTACTCATAAACGTAACAGGATGCTCTGA
- the hapstr1b gene encoding HUWE1-associated protein modifying stress responses isoform X1 has protein sequence MEERKEEGEAEIQEHGPEHWFSKWERQCLAEAEQGDPNEEETEQSQQKLWHLFQNSATAVAQLYKDRVCQQQGLSLWVPFQNAATAVTNLYKESIEARQRSYDLGIHLGHQRRNKDVIAWVKKRRRTIRREDLISFLCGKVPPPRTARAPPRVAMVSASRPSAPETGSSVETDLQPFREAIALHGLSGAMASISVRSGPPGSPTHPAQPLSRRRNGLHDVDLNTFIAEEMALHLDSTANRKRGPAPCSDVITDSPTHKRNRML, from the exons atggaggagaggaaggaggagggagaagcgGAGATCCAAGAACACGGCCCCGAACACTGGTTTTCCAAGTGGGAACGGCAGTGTTTAGCTGAGGCCGAACAGGGGGATCCAAACGAAGAGGAGACGGAGCAAAGCCAACAGAAACTGTGGCACCTCTTTCAGAACTCAGCCACCGCAGTAGCACAGCTCTACAAAG ataGAGTATGTCAGCAGCAaggcctctctctctgggtgCCCTTCCAGAATGCAGCCACAGCCGTCACTAACCTATACAAAG AGAGTATTGAGGCCCGTCAACGGAGTTATGACCTGGGCATCCACTTAGGCCACCAGCGCAGGAACAAGGATGTGATTGCATGGGTTAAGAAACGCAGAAGAACTATCAGACGTGAGGACCTCATCAGCTTCCTGTGTGGCAAAGTTCCACCTCCTCGGACAGCTCGCGCCCCGCCCAGAGTTGCAATGGTGTCTGCAAGCCGGCCATCAGCCCCAGAGACGGGCAGCTCTGTGGAGACCGACCTGCAGCCTTTCAGAGAAGCCATAGCACTGCACG GCCTTAGCGGTGCCATGGCAAGCATTTCTGTGCGTTCTGGGCCTCCTGGTTCCCCAACTCACCCTGCCCAGCCGCTCAGCCGCCGTAGGAATGGTCTCCATGATGTGGACCTCAACACCTTCATCGCTGAGGAGATGGCGCTCCATTTGGATTCCACAGCCAATCGTAAACGAGGCCCTGCCCCCTGTAGTGATGTCATCACAGACTCACCTACTCATAAACGTAACAGGATGCTCTGA